The Agrobacterium vitis genome has a segment encoding these proteins:
- a CDS encoding TetR/AcrR family transcriptional regulator, with product MTAPKTTGKPTGRSAGKREPCRPRRSRRPAAETRQEILRAAEELFRQRGYQQVAMADIAAELEMSPANVFKHFHSKTALVDAIATAHLEKLMAGLADLELLPSPQMKLLQMAEQLLTKLLQDVCDNPHLFKMIVLTTDLELTAADLYREKICAIFENIVLEGVATGDFFVTDPHHTASVIATALEGVIHPLSITREKPEILHIRCRDLIGLVTTALQNPLAK from the coding sequence ATGACAGCGCCAAAAACCACTGGCAAGCCCACCGGACGAAGCGCTGGCAAGCGGGAACCATGCCGCCCGCGCAGGTCACGTCGTCCGGCGGCCGAAACGCGCCAGGAAATCCTGCGGGCGGCGGAGGAACTGTTTCGCCAGCGCGGGTACCAACAGGTGGCGATGGCGGATATCGCAGCAGAGCTGGAAATGTCTCCGGCCAATGTATTCAAGCATTTTCATTCCAAAACCGCTCTGGTCGATGCGATCGCGACAGCCCATCTCGAAAAACTAATGGCCGGGCTCGCTGACTTGGAACTGCTTCCTTCACCTCAGATGAAATTGCTGCAGATGGCCGAGCAGCTCCTGACCAAACTGCTGCAGGACGTTTGCGACAATCCGCACCTGTTCAAAATGATCGTGCTGACCACCGATCTGGAACTCACCGCCGCCGATCTCTACAGGGAAAAGATTTGCGCAATTTTCGAAAACATCGTCCTTGAAGGCGTGGCGACGGGCGACTTTTTCGTAACCGATCCACATCATACTGCATCCGTCATTGCCACCGCTTTGGAAGGGGTTATCCATCCCCTTTCAATCACGCGGGAAAAGCCCGAGATTCTCCATATTCGCTGCCGGGATCTGATTGGCCTGGTGACTACCGCACTGCAAAATCCACTTGCAAAGTGA
- a CDS encoding energy-coupling factor ABC transporter permease, with product MHIEVGIIDPARVALANAAALSLVASQLPALWRHPLMLPKTALAAIAFSIMMQVWHLPVGPSELHLIGATTIYLLFGFTPAMLGFALGLILQAFLFEPGDIPHLGVNALSLMLPMMVAHYTLGKRLFSGEIGKRFNLARVLGLDATYYAGVSAMVGFWLAISNDGLAFADWGRWVVAYAPVFAIEACITFIIVLGVQRIRHLRVTSQITEIDRLTFA from the coding sequence ATGCATATAGAAGTCGGTATTATCGATCCGGCCAGGGTGGCGCTTGCCAATGCCGCAGCGCTGTCGCTGGTTGCCTCTCAACTCCCTGCACTTTGGCGTCATCCCTTGATGCTCCCTAAGACGGCGCTTGCCGCCATTGCTTTCTCAATCATGATGCAGGTCTGGCATCTGCCAGTCGGGCCATCGGAATTGCACCTGATCGGTGCGACCACCATTTATCTTCTCTTTGGCTTTACGCCCGCCATGCTGGGCTTTGCGCTTGGCCTCATATTACAAGCATTTCTATTCGAGCCGGGGGACATTCCTCATCTCGGCGTCAACGCCCTGTCGCTGATGCTGCCGATGATGGTGGCGCATTATACGCTTGGGAAGCGGCTTTTTTCCGGCGAAATCGGCAAGCGCTTCAATCTCGCCAGGGTATTGGGGCTGGATGCCACCTATTATGCCGGGGTATCGGCCATGGTTGGTTTCTGGCTGGCTATTTCTAACGACGGGCTTGCCTTTGCCGATTGGGGACGCTGGGTCGTTGCTTATGCACCGGTATTTGCCATTGAGGCATGCATCACGTTTATCATCGTGCTCGGCGTACAGCGGATACGGCACCTTCGCGTGACCAGCCAGATCACCGAGATCGACCGTTTGACCTTTGCCTGA
- a CDS encoding phosphoribosylaminoimidazolesuccinocarboxamide synthase, which translates to MRILKEAFFSELPNYYRGKVRENYDLPDGSRIIISTDRLSAFDRILACIPYKGQVLTQTARYWFEQTADICPNHVIAYPDPAIVIGKRLTILPVEVVVRGYLAGTTGTSILTLYKKGQRTMYGMTLPDGMRDNQKLPQAIITPTSKEFDGGHDAPLTPAEIIDNCLLTPDQWQQLSQYALALFARGQQKAAERGLILVDTKYEFGTDEAGNILLADEIHTPDSSRYWIAETYEQAFAQGTRPASFDKDFVRSWVAERCDPYKDDIPEIPQDLVEATSKVYIQAYEAITGLTFQADDSGETPFDRVKANLFSYLDRR; encoded by the coding sequence ATGCGCATTTTGAAAGAAGCTTTTTTTTCCGAGCTTCCCAACTATTATCGCGGCAAGGTCAGAGAAAATTACGATCTGCCCGATGGCAGTCGTATCATTATATCGACAGATAGGTTGAGCGCTTTCGACCGTATCCTGGCTTGCATCCCTTATAAAGGTCAGGTCCTGACGCAGACGGCGCGCTACTGGTTTGAACAGACCGCCGATATTTGCCCCAACCATGTCATTGCCTATCCCGACCCTGCCATTGTCATCGGCAAGCGCCTGACGATCCTCCCCGTGGAAGTGGTGGTGCGCGGCTATCTAGCGGGCACGACCGGAACGTCGATCCTGACGCTTTATAAGAAGGGGCAGCGAACGATGTATGGCATGACATTGCCGGACGGCATGCGTGACAATCAGAAGCTGCCGCAGGCGATCATTACACCGACCAGCAAGGAATTCGACGGTGGTCACGATGCACCACTCACACCCGCAGAAATTATCGATAACTGCCTGCTGACGCCTGATCAATGGCAGCAGCTTTCCCAATACGCGCTGGCTCTTTTCGCTCGCGGCCAACAGAAGGCTGCCGAACGCGGCCTTATTCTCGTCGATACCAAATATGAATTCGGCACAGACGAAGCAGGTAACATCCTTCTGGCTGATGAAATTCACACGCCAGACAGTAGCCGTTACTGGATTGCTGAGACTTATGAACAGGCCTTCGCCCAGGGAACCCGGCCGGCCAGCTTCGACAAGGACTTCGTACGGTCATGGGTGGCGGAACGATGCGATCCGTATAAGGACGACATTCCAGAAATTCCACAGGACTTGGTCGAGGCAACCTCCAAAGTGTATATCCAGGCCTATGAGGCCATTACAGGATTGACGTTCCAGGCCGATGATTCCGGTGAAACGCCGTTTGATCGCGTGAAAGCAAATCTCTTCTCCTATCTCGACCGGCGCTGA